One window of Ziziphus jujuba cultivar Dongzao chromosome 5, ASM3175591v1 genomic DNA carries:
- the LOC107421173 gene encoding G-type lectin S-receptor-like serine/threonine-protein kinase SD2-5, whose translation MEAWNFARFMGFVWLSILLLSESCLASIRSIGKIYPGFQGSQMNWVDKEGLFLSSNNSVFVFGFTTIPQDVELFLLVVVHLSSLRVVWSANIGKPVANSDMFVFDKKGKVFLQKGGSVVWSIDTGGKAASAMELQDSGNLVLLGDDNQTIWQSFSHPTDTLLWNQEFVEGMRLVSNPNPNNLSYFLEIKSGDAILFAGFKTPQPYWSMAKENRKTINKDGGVVSLASLDANSWKFYDSKKVLLWQLIISDPLDSNATWILVLGSDGIISFYNLQNGNSNPSQTKIPSDSCSTPQHCDPYYECYSDNRCQCPSGLSSSPNCSTGIVSPCGGSKGSTELISAGDGLYYFALGFVSPFSKSDLNSCKTSCLGNCSCLALFFQNSTGNCFQFDRIGNFQNSDKGSSYVSYIKVLSDGGSGTNTRGSGSNQKHFPYVVIIAISTILVILGLLYVGYRYTRKKKKLPESPQETSEEDNFLETLSGMPIRFSYTDLQTATNNFSVKLGQGGFGSVYQGILPDGTRLAVKKLECIGQGKKEFRAEVSIIGSIHHLHLVRLRGFCAEGSHRLLAYEYMAKGSLDK comes from the coding sequence ATGGAAGCTTGGAATTTTGCTCGTTTCATGGGATTCGTTTGGCTGTCTATCCTCCTCCTGTCTGAATCCTGTCTAGCTAGTATTAGAAGTATTGGTAAGATATATCCAGGGTTTCAAGGATCCCAAATGAATTGGGTTGACAAAGAGGGCTTGTTTCTTTCATCTAACAActctgtgtttgtttttggcttCACCACCATTCCCCAAGATGTTGAATTGTTTCTCCTAGTTGTTGTCCATTTGAGTAGCTTAAGAGTAGTCTGGTCTGCAAATATTGGCAAGCCAGTTGCGAATTCTGATATGTTTGTGTTCGATAAAAAGGGCAAGGTGTTCTTGCAAAAAGGCGGAAGTGTGGTTTGGTCTATAGATACCGGTGGCAAAGCTGCTTCTGCAATGGAATTACAGGATTCAGGAAATTTGGTTTTGCTAGGGGATGATAATCAAACAATCTGGCAGAGTTTCAGCCATCCCACAGACACCCTGTTATGGAACCAGGAATTTGTTGAAGGAATGAGACTTGTTAGCAATCCTAACCCGAATAACTTGAGCTATTTTCTGGAGATCAAGTCCGGCGATGCGATTCTGTTTGCAGGTTTCAAAACTCCGCAGCCTTATTGGTCGATGGCAAAGGAAAATCGGAAAACCATCAACAAAGATGGTGGGGTGGTCAGTTTGGCATCTCTAGATGCAAATTCATGGAAATTCTATGACAGTAAGAAAGTCTTACTATGGCAACTTATTATCTCAGACCCTCTAGATTCAAATGCAACCTGGATTTTGGTTTTAGGAAGTGATGGCATTATCTCTTTCTACAATCTCCAGAATGGTAACTCAAATCCTTCACAAACAAAGATACCAAGTGATTCCTGCAGTACTCCACAACACTGTGATCCATATTATGAATGTTATAGCGATAACCGGTGCCAGTGCCCCTCAGGTCTTAGCTCCAGTCCTAATTGCTCGACGGGGATTGTCTCTCCATGTGGTGGTTCGAAGGGATCCACAGAGCTCATAAGTGCAGGGGACGGACTCTATTATTTTGCACTTGGATTTGTTTCACCCTTTTCTAAAAGTGATCTGAATAGTTGCAAAACTTCTTGCCTTGGCAATTGCTCATGTCTTGCATTGTTCTTCCAAAACAGTACAGGAAATTGTTTTCAGTTCGACAGAATAGGTAATTTCCAAAATTCTGACAAGGGTTCTAGCTATGTTTCTTATATCAAGGTCTTAAGTGATGGAGGCAGTGGCACAAACACAAGAGGGAGTGGCAGCAACCAGAAACATTTTCCATATGTAGTGATTATTGCCATTTCGACAATACTTGTTATTTTGGGTCTGCTTTATGTGGGATATCGTTACAccaggaagaagaaaaaattgccAGAATCTCCTCAAGAGACTTCGGAGGAGGATAATTTCTTGGAAACTTTGTCTGGTATGCCTATCCGTTTCAGCTACACAGATCTTCAAACTGCAACCAATAACTTCTCAGTCAAACTTGGGCAAGGAGGGTTCGGTTCAGTTTACCAAGGGATTCTGCCAGATGGCACCCGACTGGCTGTGAAGAAGTTGGAATGTATTGGTCAGGGAAAGAAAGAGTTCCGAGCTGAAGTTAGCATCATCGGTAGCATCCACCATCTCCACTTAGTCAGGTTAAGAGGCTTCTGTGCAGAAGGAAGCCATAGACTTCTTGCTTATGAGTACATGGCGAAGGGATCTCTGGATAAATAG